Part of the Spiroplasma turonicum genome, AAATGTTTTAGATTTTGCTTTAATGACTAATATTAGTAAAGAACTTAAATTATTCTTAAATGAAAATTTTATAATTAATAGTTTAAACATGTTAGTTTCAGAAGAATCACATGATGGAACAATAAAATTATTATTTATGCTTGATGATAAAAGAACTATTGAAACTGTATTGATGCCTCAAAAGTATGGACAGTCAGTTTGTATAACAACTCAAGTAGGATGTAAAATGGCTTGTAAGTTTTGTGCATCAGGGTTAATTAAAACCGAAAGAAATTTAGAAACTCACGAGATGGTTTTACAAATTCTAGCGATTAATCTTCTATTAAAAGAAAAGTATAAAAATGATCCTGATAGTCCAAGAGCCAGAGTAAGTCATGTTGTTGTAATGGGTATTGGTGAACCATTTGATAATTTTGATAATGTATGAAACTTTGTTAATATTATAAATGATGATTATGGTTTCAATATTGGTGCCAGACACATTACAGTATCTACTTGTGGAGTCGTTCCAAAAATAAAAGAGTTTGCTGATTTGCAATCACAAGTTAATCTTGCAATATCATTACATGCACCAAACAATGAAATAAGAAATAAACTTATGCCTATAAATAAAGCATATCCAGTTGAAAAATTGATGGATGCAATAAAATATTATATTCAAAAAACAAATAGAAGAATTACTTTTGAATACATATTAATTGAAGATGTAAATGATTCTGAAGATAATGCAAGAGAGCTGGCTAAGTTAGTTAAGGGAATAAATGGGTATGTTAATTTGATTCCATATAATGAAGTTGAAGAAAACCCATTCAAAAGATCAACTAAAATTGGTCAATTCTTTTCAGTTTTAAGAAAACTAAATGTTAATGCTATTTTGAGAAAAGAATATGGTATTGATATAAATGCTGCCTGTGGTCAATTAAGAGCCAAAAGAGAAGGAATTATTAAAAATGAAATTTAAACATGCAATGCTAACTGACATTGGAAATTACAGAAAACTTAATCAAGATTATGCAGGATTTTCTGAAAATGGTAATGGATATGCATTTGGTATAGTATGTGATGGTATGGGTGGACACGCACATGGAGAGGTTGCTTCAAAAATTGCTGTTGAGAAGTTCATAACATTATTTGATTCACAAGATTTTAATGGAATGAGTAACAAAGATATCAATAGATGACTGAGAAATAGTGTTAATGAAATTTTAAATGAGATGGTCGAATATTCTAATGACCATTTTGAAACTAAGGATATGGGTACTACTTTAACAGCTATCTTATTTACTAAAGTAGGAGCATTTGTTGTAAATATTGGGGACTCAAGAACTTATAAACTTGTTGGTGAAGATTTACATCAAATAACTCAGGACCAAAACTTATGAAATTCTACACCTGAGGCTGAAAGAAATGACATGAAAATTTCTGGATTATATAGTGAAGTTAATGAAGTTACTTTTTGAAAGGTATTAACTAGTGCTCTTGGACCACAAAAAACACTTAGAATCGATACTTACTACATTGAAGAAATGAAAGGTATATACATACTAACAACAGATGGAATTCATGATTACATGGATAATGATTTGACTATTTCAACTTTAGGAAATAAAAAAATAAAATTAAAAGACAAAGCTTTTTATATAATTGAAGATGCTAAGGAAAATGTATCAACAGATAATTTAACTATACTAATAATTGAAGTGGAGTAGAATCCATTTTTTTTGTTATTATTATAAGTAAGGAGACACATATGCAAGAATATATTAAAGGAGATTTATTAGCAGATAGATATCAAGTTATTGAAAGACTTGGTAAAGGTGGAATGGCATCAGTTTATAAGTCAATTGATTTGTATACAAAAAACATTGTAGCAGTAAAAATTATATCTCCTGAAATTGTTCTAAAACCTGCAGGGCAAGAAAGATTTGAAATTGAAAAAGAAGCTTTTGCAAAGCTGGGAAATAATCCATATGTAGTTAAACTTTATGATGTTTTTCAATCAGGTAGTGATTGATTTATTATTTTAGAAAATGTTGACGGTGGAACTTTAAAAGATAAATATCAACAATTTGGAGCCATGACGCTTTCAGAAATTAAATTTTATTTTACTAAATTATGTGATGCACTTGATAATGCTCATAAACTTGGAATAATACATCGTGACATTAAACCTGACAATGTTCTATTAACAAAAAGTGGCCAAGTAAAGTTAGCTGATTTTGGTATATCAGTAATGGAAGGTTTTGAATCGGAAGCTGAAAAAGCGATAGGTACTCCTAAATATATGCCACCCGAAGTAATAGCAGCTCAAAAACCAACGCCTCAAAGTGACATTTATTCATTAGGAATTATGTTGTATGAGTTTTCAACTGGTATTGCCCCTTTCATAGGAAAAGATCCTAAGAAAATTGCAACTAGACATATAAAAGAAAGTCCAACATATCCAAGACTTATAAATCCAGCAATCCCACAAAGTTTAGAAAATATAATTCTTAAAATGATTGAAAAAGAACCAAACTTTAGATATCAATCTGCAGCAGAAGTTAAAGAAGATATATTAAAAGTAAGACAAACAGATATTGTTAAGCAATATAATTATCATAATAAAATTTTATTTATAAATAGTTCAAAATCGAAAAAAATAAAAGTTGGTACTTATTATGATAAACTTCCTTTTATAGCAAAAAATAAATTCTCCATTCTTTTATCATTTATAATATTATCTTTCATATTAGCTTTTGCTCTTGTCTTAGTCTTTGTTTAGTATGAATACAGGTATTACTTTAAAAATATTAAGTGAATTTGTGTATGTTTTATATAAAGAAAAAATATACATATGTAATTCAAAAGGAAATCTAAGACACAACAAAAAAACTCCAATAACTGGCGATTTAGTAGAGTTTGAAATATTAAATGAAGAAGAAAAAACTGGATTAATACTATCAATTAAAGAAAGAAAAAATGAATTGTATAGACCTAAAATTGCAAATATTAATCAAGTCATTATTGTAACATCTTTAAAAGAACCTAACCTAAACACACTTACCTTAAATAAATACTTATTTTTTATTGAAACTATAAAATTAGAACCAGTATTATTGTTTACAAAAACTGATTTATTAACTAAAACTGATGAAAATTATAAAAAAGCATTAGAATATTATAAACTAGGTTATAAATCAATTTTTATTAGTAATATCAATAAAGTTGATATTGATTTTCATACCCTTGAAGAAGTCGTTAAAGACAAAGTTTCAGTATTTACTGGTCAGACAGGTGCTGGAAAGTCCACAACTTTAAATAATCTGATTCCTAATTTATTTGAAAAAACTCAGGAAATATCAAAATCATTAAATAGAGGTAAACACACCACCACTAAAAATGAACTTTTTATATACAAGGGAGGATTAATTGCTGATTCACCAGGATTTTCATCGTTTCAAATAAAAGAAATAAATCCTATAGATTTAGCAAAAAAAATAAAAGTATTCGAGAAATTTGTAGATAAGTGCAAGTTTTATGATTGTATTCATATAAATACTCCTAATTGTGAAGTCATAAATCAGTATAAAAATAACAAAATTCCTGAATTTATTTATAATGATTATGTAAAAATACAAATGGAAATTAAAAACACACTTAAGAGAGGCTAACTATGAAAAGAGAAGTTGCAGCAAGTATTTTAACAGCAAATTTTTTAGAACTAAAAAAAGATTTAAATAAATTATTGGAATCTAATGTCAAATGAATTCATTATGATGTTATGGATTATAATTTTGTACCTAATTTATCTTTTGGAACAAAATTATTAAAAGATATTACAGATAATTATGACTTTAATATTGATATTCATTTTATGGTTAGATTAGATGATAAATGGAGTGTCGAATCTTATTTAAACTCATTTTATAGTGATAAATTAAAACAAATAACTTTTCATATTGAATCTTTAACTCAAAAAAATATTAATGATATCAGGAACTATTGTAAAGATCATTCTATAGAGTTTTCATTAGCTATAAACCCCAAT contains:
- the rlmN gene encoding 23S rRNA (adenine(2503)-C(2))-methyltransferase RlmN, which encodes MKNSIFNYTLPSLGKTLEENGFKKYSAKQIFNWIYEKNVLDFALMTNISKELKLFLNENFIINSLNMLVSEESHDGTIKLLFMLDDKRTIETVLMPQKYGQSVCITTQVGCKMACKFCASGLIKTERNLETHEMVLQILAINLLLKEKYKNDPDSPRARVSHVVVMGIGEPFDNFDNVWNFVNIINDDYGFNIGARHITVSTCGVVPKIKEFADLQSQVNLAISLHAPNNEIRNKLMPINKAYPVEKLMDAIKYYIQKTNRRITFEYILIEDVNDSEDNARELAKLVKGINGYVNLIPYNEVEENPFKRSTKIGQFFSVLRKLNVNAILRKEYGIDINAACGQLRAKREGIIKNEI
- a CDS encoding PP2C family protein-serine/threonine phosphatase; the protein is MKFKHAMLTDIGNYRKLNQDYAGFSENGNGYAFGIVCDGMGGHAHGEVASKIAVEKFITLFDSQDFNGMSNKDINRWLRNSVNEILNEMVEYSNDHFETKDMGTTLTAILFTKVGAFVVNIGDSRTYKLVGEDLHQITQDQNLWNSTPEAERNDMKISGLYSEVNEVTFWKVLTSALGPQKTLRIDTYYIEEMKGIYILTTDGIHDYMDNDLTISTLGNKKIKLKDKAFYIIEDAKENVSTDNLTILIIEVE
- a CDS encoding serine/threonine-protein kinase; its protein translation is MQEYIKGDLLADRYQVIERLGKGGMASVYKSIDLYTKNIVAVKIISPEIVLKPAGQERFEIEKEAFAKLGNNPYVVKLYDVFQSGSDWFIILENVDGGTLKDKYQQFGAMTLSEIKFYFTKLCDALDNAHKLGIIHRDIKPDNVLLTKSGQVKLADFGISVMEGFESEAEKAIGTPKYMPPEVIAAQKPTPQSDIYSLGIMLYEFSTGIAPFIGKDPKKIATRHIKESPTYPRLINPAIPQSLENIILKMIEKEPNFRYQSAAEVKEDILKVRQTDIVKQYNYHNKILFINSSKSKKIKVGTYYDKLPFIAKNKFSILLSFIILSFILAFALVLVFV
- the rsgA gene encoding ribosome small subunit-dependent GTPase A, translating into MNTGITLKILSEFVYVLYKEKIYICNSKGNLRHNKKTPITGDLVEFEILNEEEKTGLILSIKERKNELYRPKIANINQVIIVTSLKEPNLNTLTLNKYLFFIETIKLEPVLLFTKTDLLTKTDENYKKALEYYKLGYKSIFISNINKVDIDFHTLEEVVKDKVSVFTGQTGAGKSTTLNNLIPNLFEKTQEISKSLNRGKHTTTKNELFIYKGGLIADSPGFSSFQIKEINPIDLAKKIKVFEKFVDKCKFYDCIHINTPNCEVINQYKNNKIPEFIYNDYVKIQMEIKNTLKRG
- a CDS encoding ribulose-phosphate 3-epimerase — encoded protein: MKREVAASILTANFLELKKDLNKLLESNVKWIHYDVMDYNFVPNLSFGTKLLKDITDNYDFNIDIHFMVRLDDKWSVESYLNSFYSDKLKQITFHIESLTQKNINDIRNYCKDHSIEFSLAINPNTEVDILCEYLPQLDNVLIMSVQPGFGGQTFIENTLEKVKKLVNIRNKNNYKFRLQIDGGINELTCIKAKNAGVDFFVAGSFLVNDKLSILELKERVELIEN